Genomic segment of Paenibacillus polymyxa:
AATTCTCTTCCCTGACTGTGATCTTTTGCTGTTTATTGTTTAGCTATAGAGTCCGTAACTTGATGAGTTAAATAACTGTGATTACTGCGCACCTTCAGTAACGGCAATTTCTTTCTCCAGGTTTTCTCTGGACAGGTTGGCCTTCAAGTAATCCGGGGTATCGGGCAGGACCAGATGCAGATTGGATTTTTGACAAATGCGGATGGTACACTTTTCGACGATAAAATCAAAGACATGCCCGCCACCAGTGCGTTCATCGTTAATAAAATGCAGATGAAATCCGGCTACCCCAATACCTTGAGCATAGGCAGGTGTCCAAAAACCTGTAATCACGCCGGAAGCCTCATTAAAAGTGAAGGTAGGCTGTGACTTGGTCGCTTCGATAAAAGGTTTGTATGGTTTAACTTGGTGAGGCACTGTCCGTGTCTTTACTTCATGAAAAGTGCCATCCATACGGAAGGCATAGAACAGATTACGGCTTGGAAACAACGTTAACAGCAGAGCTTCCAGCTCTTCACGATGCATAGGGCGGTCAATAGTATATGTGAAATCTTCCTGGAAAAAGGTGACGGTGGAAAAAGGTGTAGTTTCTTCCGGTTTTACGCGATGGGCCGTACCGTCTGGAAGCAAGTGATAAAATTCACCATCGAACGCGATCATCTCGCCATTCAGTTGATCAAAGGTACCAATTCCGAAATCCCCGTGCTTTTGCAACTCCTCAAAGGCAACAACTCCGTCATAAAGACCATCTAATAGAGCAAGCATAGTGGATGTTTGGTAAATATCATGATCAGCTTCTTGCTTGGTTTCCAATTGCGCAACGGTCATGGCAATACACTTCCTTTTATAATTGTATGCATTTATTTTCTTTCTTTTTCAATAATAAACGTAAAATTTCAGTAAATAACATGAATAACTCAAAAAAATCATAAAAAAAACGTTATACTCCATAATTGTCATAAAGCCGTCACGACTGAGACATGGTTAAGGTTAGTTTAATTGGTTAGGCAGCAGTTTACGTCCCAACTGGATGTTATCCTGATAATCAATCGGAATATCGACGACCACAGGACCATCGGTATGAAGTGCCTGCTGCAATACACTTTCTAGTTCTTCAGGAGAGTGCACGCGTAATCCAGTGGCGCCGAAGCTTTCAGCATATTTCACTACATCAACATCTCCAAATTTTACACCAGACGTTCTTCCGTATTTAATCTGTTGTTGAAAAGCGACCATGTCATAGGAACCATCTCTCCATACGATATGCACCAACGGTGAGTTAAGACGTACGGCGGTTTCGAGCTCCATGGATGAAAAAAGAAATCCTCCGTCTCCAGAAATAGAAACGACTTTGTGACCGGGATTGACGAGTGTGGCAGCAATCCCCCAAGGCAGCGCTACGCCTAGCGTCTGCATTCCGTTGCTGAATAGAAGGCGCCGCGGTTCATACGAACGAAAATATCGTGCCATCCAAATATAGTGTGAACCGACATCACAGGTGACTGTGACGTTATCATCAATCAGGCTGCGCAGTGTACGAATAAATTGCAATGGATGAATCAGAAAATCATGCTTGTGTGCGGGAACAGCCGCTTGCTCGTTTAAATCATGGCGCAGACGATTCAATTGGTCGCAGGAGGATTTAGGTAGCTTTAAGGTAGGTAATTCTTCTGCAAGGCTACCCACAATCAGGGCTATATTTCCGATTAGCTCGTAGTCCGGTTGATAATCATGATCAATATCGGCTTGATGGTCATCCAGATGAATGAGTGTTCGGTTTGCCGGAATGTTCCAGTTTTTTGGATCGTATTCGATAGGATCATAGCCAATCGTCAGTACCAAATCTGCGGCTCCAAGAAGCATATCACCCGGTTGATTGTGGAACAGACCCACTCTTCCAAAATAGTGGTCTTCTAGTTCACGGGAGATGGCTCCAGCGGCCTGGAAGGTTTCGACAACAGGCAGATCTGTATCTCGGATGAGAGCACGGATAGCTGCGGTGGCTTCAGGCGTGCTGGCTTTCATGCCAAGAAGAAGTACGGGCAGCTTGGCTTTTTTGATTTGCTCTGCGACTTGTTTGATGAGTCCGGCGGGTGCGGTTCCGAGTTGGGGAAGAGAAACCTTCTCAATGACTGTTACTTCAGATGACGAAGTCAACACGTCCTGCGGCAGGCTGACGAATGTGGCTCCAGGCTGGGCTGAGGTCGCAATTCGAAATGCATTAGCAATTGCTTCCGGTACATTATCAGGATGTTCTACTTCTACACTGTATTTGGTGATGGGTTCGAATAGTCCGGCGTTATCCATGGATTGATGCGTGCGTTTCAAGCGTTCGGATCTTGGGACTGCACCCGCAATGGCGACGACAGGATCACTTTCTGCATTAGCGGTGACAAGTCCTGTCGCCAAGTTAGATGCGCCTGGACCTGAGGTAACAATGCATACGCCCGGTTTACCGGTTAATCGACCGACTGCCGCTGCCATAAAGGCGGCATTTTGTTCATGACGACATACGATCAATTCGGGCCCCCGATCTTGAAGAACATCAAAAACAGAATCGATCTTGGCACCTGGAATGCCAAAAATATGGGTAACCCCTTGCTTGATCAAGCAATCGACAACAAGGTCGGCTCCTTTTGTATCGGATATAGTTTTAGTTTGAACAGCTTGCACTTTTGTACTCAATGCTACCACCTCTTCTTCTTCTCTGTGAAATAACTAATGAAATACTTTTAATGTAAATCAATGGATGTATATTGCAATTATAATACAATAACTGGTATTTTCAAGAAAGAAATTTTCAGAAAAA
This window contains:
- the budA gene encoding acetolactate decarboxylase, translated to MTVAQLETKQEADHDIYQTSTMLALLDGLYDGVVAFEELQKHGDFGIGTFDQLNGEMIAFDGEFYHLLPDGTAHRVKPEETTPFSTVTFFQEDFTYTIDRPMHREELEALLLTLFPSRNLFYAFRMDGTFHEVKTRTVPHQVKPYKPFIEATKSQPTFTFNEASGVITGFWTPAYAQGIGVAGFHLHFINDERTGGGHVFDFIVEKCTIRICQKSNLHLVLPDTPDYLKANLSRENLEKEIAVTEGAQ
- the alsS gene encoding acetolactate synthase AlsS, which produces MVALSTKVQAVQTKTISDTKGADLVVDCLIKQGVTHIFGIPGAKIDSVFDVLQDRGPELIVCRHEQNAAFMAAAVGRLTGKPGVCIVTSGPGASNLATGLVTANAESDPVVAIAGAVPRSERLKRTHQSMDNAGLFEPITKYSVEVEHPDNVPEAIANAFRIATSAQPGATFVSLPQDVLTSSSEVTVIEKVSLPQLGTAPAGLIKQVAEQIKKAKLPVLLLGMKASTPEATAAIRALIRDTDLPVVETFQAAGAISRELEDHYFGRVGLFHNQPGDMLLGAADLVLTIGYDPIEYDPKNWNIPANRTLIHLDDHQADIDHDYQPDYELIGNIALIVGSLAEELPTLKLPKSSCDQLNRLRHDLNEQAAVPAHKHDFLIHPLQFIRTLRSLIDDNVTVTCDVGSHYIWMARYFRSYEPRRLLFSNGMQTLGVALPWGIAATLVNPGHKVVSISGDGGFLFSSMELETAVRLNSPLVHIVWRDGSYDMVAFQQQIKYGRTSGVKFGDVDVVKYAESFGATGLRVHSPEELESVLQQALHTDGPVVVDIPIDYQDNIQLGRKLLPNQLN